TTACTAAGAAGTAGTTCACGAAAATCAATAGGCATTAGTCattgcatgaacacatgacaatCGTGACTCTTCATTCCAAATAACCTTTTCGCATTTGTTTCTAGCAACCTacccaaatttgaaacatacccATCTGGAAACTTTAAGCATTTCACCCAATTAAACAAGATCGCTCTTGCTTCCTTGTCTAATGTATAGACAGCTTTTGGATATTGGTCAGTACTATCCTTTCCCAATTGAGGCTGATCACAATATTTTGCCGTATCTAATCGTGACTGTGGATTATCTTTAGTTTTGTCATCAAAATTAAGAACAGTGTTAAATACAttatcaaagaagtttttctcaatatgcataaCATCAAGATTATTTTGAATCATGTTAGAACTCCAGTATGGCAAATCCCAAAAGATGCTTCGCTTTTTCCACCCACATGtgttacatattattttattaacttgttCTGCATCTAACTCTGTTACATTTCTTATCCCTAAATTACAAATCTGGTCCAAAATTTCCTCTCCTATTCTATTTGTTGGGGGAGGTCTTCTGATAATCTGGActttaagaaagttctttcgaTCTCTCCTAAATGGGTGGTGCTGGTCAAGGAACATTCTTTGGCAATCAAACCAGGATTGTTTTCTTCCATGCTGTAATCTAAAAGATTGTGTTTCCTCCATACAATAAGGACATGCTAATTTACCTGCAGTACTTCATCCCGATATCATAGAATATGCAGACAAGTCACTAATTGTCCAAATCAAAGCTGCCTTTAATTGAAAGTTTTGCCTTTTTGAGATGTCAAATGCTTCCACACCTATCTCCCACAACAAGTTCAACTCCTTAATTAGGGGTTAtagataaacatcaattttatgtttgggatTGCTGGGACCTGGAACAATGATAGTTAAGAACATATAAACCTCTTTCATGCACATTCCTAGAGGTAAATTGTATGGAGTAACAATCACTGGCCACGAAGAATATTTTCTTCCAGACTGACTGAATGGTTGAAAACCATCTGTACATAACCCCAACCTGACATTTCTTGGTTCAGCGgcaaaaaaaggataaatttcATTGAAGTTCTTCCAAGCCTCAGAATCTGATGGATGGCGCCTCACACTATCCTCTTTTTTATGCTCATGATGCCATCTCATGTCAGCAGCTGTAGCATGAGATGCATATAATCTTTGCAATCTcggaatcaaaggaaaataatacattCTCTTGTAAGGGACCAATTTCCTCTTACGAGAGCCAGCACAACACTTATACCTTGGCTTGCTACAAAATTTACAAGATGTAAGGTGTTCATCATAATCACCCCAATACAACATACATCCTGATTCACAACAATCCGAGGATGAGAATGAGGAAGTAGAGAGCAACCAATCTTCTTGTAGTGGAGTTGAGACCTGTCAATCTTTTCAACTGGCAAACCCAAGCTACGCACTAACTTCTTCGTCTGATAATAGTTATCAAGCACGATGTTATCTTCAGGTAAAGACTCCTTAAGTAATTGCATCATTTGGTTATAGCCCCTCTGTgacatatttttctctattttaataTTCAATATTCGAGAGACAACTGCAAGTTGAGAGAGGGATGAACCGGGATATAATTCTGCATCAGCAGCATCTaacaaatcataaatttttttagaaatggGATTAGGAT
The Capsicum annuum cultivar UCD-10X-F1 chromosome 6, UCD10Xv1.1, whole genome shotgun sequence DNA segment above includes these coding regions:
- the LOC124899627 gene encoding uncharacterized protein LOC124899627, with amino-acid sequence MDVETVKCHLYQSGFIENYFIWKHKGERDDRSETSYGNALHGGGHPIFKENPYRQMNLDVASPNFSQGSSWKSYSNGEPESSHPFQHSMEEDPNPISKKIYDLLDAADAELYPGSSLSQLAVVSRILNIKIEKNMSQRGYNQMMQLLKESLPEDNIVLDNYYQTKKLVRSLGLPVEKIDRSQLHYKKIGCSLLPHSHPRIVVNQDVCCIGVIMMNTLHLVNFVASQAADMRWHHEHKKEDSVRRHPSDSEAWKNFNEIYPFFAAEPRNVRLGLCTDGFQPFSQSGRKYSSWPVIVTPYNLPLGMCMKEVYMFLTIIVPGKLACPYCMEETQSFRLQHGRKQSWFDCQRMFLDQHHPFRRDRKNFLKVQIIRRPPPTNRIGEEILDQICNLGIRNVTELDAEQVNKIICNTCGWKKRSIFWDLPYWSSNMIQNNLDVMHIEKNFFDNVFNTVLNFDDKTKDNPQSRLDTAKYCDQPQLGKDSTDQYPKAVYTLDKEARAILFNWVKCLKFPDGYVSNLGRLLETNAKRLFGMKSHDCHVFMQ